The Streptomyces sp. DG1A-41 genomic sequence TACCGACAGTGCCGGCACCGAGGAAACCGGCCCGGCACCGGAAGCAGACGCGGAAACGGCCCCCGCGCCCCACCACGAGCTCCCCCACGACGAAGAGCCCCCGGTCCGTCCGGGCAGTGGGCGGTCTCGGACGCCCGCGATCATCGCCTCCGTCGCCGCCGCCGTGCTGCTGATCGGCGGTGGTGGGGCCTGGCTCGCGGCCAACGCCTCCGGCGGATCCGGCGGCGGTACGACGTCCGGCGCGCCCGGTGGGGACGGCACTCCCCCGCCGCTCGCGCTCGACGGGTACTCGGAATCGACGTCGGGCGGCGGCAACGGCTTCGCGCCCGGTGAGCCCAACCCCTACGGCGTCACCTACCGGGTCGACGGCCCGCTCCCGGACGGCCCCGGTGAAGCCCCGGTGTACCGGGCGCGGGGCGAGGTCACCAAGGGGGAGGTGGCCCGGCTGGCGAAGGCCCTCGGGGTCGCGGGGTCGCCGGTTGCGCAGGGCGAGGTCTGGAAGGTCGGGGCCGGTCAGGACGGTTCGGGGCCGAGCCTCCAGGTGAACAGGCAGGCGCCGGGGGCATGGACCTTCAGCCGGTACGCCCCGGGCACCGACGACTGCAAGGGCACCGCCTGCACCGCTCCGCAGTCCGGCGGCAGTCCGGTGAGCGAGGCGGAGGCCGAGAAGGCCGCGGCGCCCGTGCTGAAGGCATTGGGTCAGGACGACGCGAAGCGGGACGCGAGCCAGGTCATGGGCGCCCAGCGGGTGGTGAACGCCGCTCCCGAGGTCGGCGGGCTGCCGACGTACGGCTGGTCGACCGGGGTCACGGTCGGTTCCGACGGCGAGGTCGTCGGCGGCAGCGGTCAGCTGAAGACGCCGGTGAAGGGGGACACGTACCCCGTGGTCGACGCGAAGAAGGCGCTGAAGCTGATGGAGGAGCGGCCGGCCGGCGACCACCGCATGGGCATCGGCGGCTGCGCGAGCCCCGTGCCGCTGAAGGACCGGCTGGAGCAGCCCTGCGGGTCGTCGGCGAGCGGCGCTCCGCAGAAGGACGCGGTGACGGTGGAGAACGCGGTGTTCGGGCTGGCCTCGCACTTCGTGGACGGGCGGCAGGCGCTGGTGCCGTCCTGGCTGTTCGAGGTGACGGCGCCGGGTGCGAAGGACCCGTTCACGGTGACGTATCCGGCGGTCGACCCGAAGTACCTGGCCTCCCCCAAGCCGAGCGGGCCGAGTGACAAGCCGACGTCGGCTCCCGAGCCGCGTGACGTCAAGGTGGACGGCTACCGGGCCGAGGGCTCGGAGCTGACCGTGACCTTCACGGGCGGGGTGTGCTCCGACTACGACGTGAAGGCGAGCGAGAACGGGGACGAGGTGAAGGTCACGGTGACCTCGACCCCGTGGCCGGACAAGATCTGCATCATGATCGCGAAGCAGTTCCAGCAGACCGTGCAGCTGGACGAGCCGCTCGGCGACCGCGAGGTCGTGGGCTCGAACGGCAAGGCGGTCCCACTGGCCAAGGAGGGCGCACGGCTGCCGGCTCCCCCGACGCGGGAGCGGTAGGACGACAGAGCGCGAAGGCGGCGGCCCCGTCGGAGGGGGCCGCCGCCTTCGTCATGTCCGCGGCCGCGGGAAGCGGCTCGGCAGGCTCAGCTGAAGGAGTCGCCGCAGGCGCAGGAGCCCGTCGCGTTCGGGTTGTCGATCGTGAAACCCTGCTTCTCGATCGTGTCCACGAAGTCGATCGTGGCGCCGCCCAGGTACGGGGCGCTCATGCGGTCGGTGACGACCTTCACACCCCCGAAGTCCTTCTCCACGTCACCGTCGAGGGAACGCTCGTCGAAGAAGAGCTGGTAGCGCAGGCCGGAGCAGCCGCCGGGCTGGACGGCGACGCGCAGCGCGAGGTCGTCGCGGCCTTCCTGGTCGAGCAGCGCCTTGACCTTGGACGCGGCGGCGTCGGTCAGGATGATGCCGTCGGTGACGGTGCTGGTCTCGTCCGATACGGACATCTACATCTCTCCCGGGTTGTACGGAGACTGCTTGCCGACGGTTGCAACCGGCGGGGCCGCGGATTCATTCCGGGGCCGGGCGCTCGATCTCGGCTCCTTTTCATGCTCGCACACGCGCCGGGAACCGGAAAACGGCTCTTTCCCGGCCTTCCCGGGAATGAACGGCGGCCCATCGGGATTCACGTCACACCGACGCTATGGCCATCGTCAACGTGACGTGAAGCGGTTATGATAGATAGCGTCAAATCGACGAAAAGTCGCGGAACAGAAAGGGTGCGTGTCGTGACCACCGCCCAAACCCAGGAGCTCGACGTACAGCCGACGCCCCTCGCCCTGCTGCTCCTCGGCCGTGAGGCCGACCCGAAGAGCGAGCGGGGCGTGGAGTGTCCCGGCGACCTGCCCTCGCCGTCCGACCCGGACCTGGTGGAGCGCGCCCGCAAGGCGAAGGAGAAGCTCGGGGACAAGGTCTTCGTGCTCGGCCACCACTACCAGCGCGACGAGGTCATCCAGTTCGCCGACGTCACGGGGGACTCCTTCAAGCTGGCCCGGGACGCGGCGGCGCGTCCGGAGGCCGAGTACATCGTGTTCTGCGGTGTGCACTTCATGGCGGAGTCCGCGGACATCCTGACGTCCGACGACCAGAAGGTCGTCCTGCCCGACCTCGCCGCCGGCTGCTCGATGGCCGACATGGCGACGGCCGAGCAGGTCGCCGAGTGCTGGGACGTGCTGACCGAGGCCGGCATAGCCGAGCAGGTCGTGCCCGTCTCGTACATGAACTCGTCCGCGGACATCAAGGCGTTCACGGGCAAGCACGGCGGCACGATCTGCACCTCCTCGAACGCCAAGCGCGCCCTGGACTGGGCCTTCGAGCAGGGCGAGAAGGTGCTCTTCCTGCCGGACCAGCACCTCGGCCGGAACACGGCCGTGCGGGACATGGGCATGTCCCTGGACGACTGCGTCGTCTACAACCCGCACAAGCCGAACGGCGGTCTGACCGCCGACGAGCTGCGCGCCGCGACGATGATCCTGTGGCGCGGCCACTGCTCGGTGCACGGCCGCTTCAGCCTGGACTCGGTCAACGACGTGCGCGAGCGCATCCCGGGCGTGAACGTCCTGGTCCACCCCGAGTGCAAGCACGAGGTCGTGGCCGCGGCGGACCACGTCGGCTCGACGGAGTACATCATCAAGGCCCTGGAGGCCGCGCCGGCCGGTTCCAAATGGGCCATCGGCACGGAGCTGAACCTGGTCCGCCGCCTGGCGAACCGTTTCGCGCCGGAGGGCAAGGAGATCGTCTTCCTCGACAAGACGGTCTGCTTCTGCTCGACCATGAACCGCATCGACCTCCCCCACCTGGTCTGGGCCCTGGAGTCCCTGGCCGAGGGCAACCTCGTCAACCGCATCGAGGTGGACGAGGAGACGGAGGCGTTCGCGAAGCTGGCGCTGGAGCGGATGCTGGCGCTGCCGTAAGGGTCTGCCCGCATGACGTGAGGCCCCACCCGGTGTCCGGGTGGGGCCTCACGTGTCGTCCGAGGGTCAGACCTGCGCCGGATCCGGCTCCTCCGCCGCCGCCTTCCGCTGGGCCGGGAGGCCCTTCTTCGCCGCCCGCTTCCTCGCCCGGCGCTCCTTGCGGAGTTCGAACATCGCGTACAGCGTGGGCACCAGCAGCAGGGTCAGCAGGGTCGACGTCACCAGGCCGCCGATCACGACCACGGCCAGCGGCTGGGCGATGAAGCCGCCCTCGCCGGTGATGCCGAGGGCCATCGGCAGCAGGGCGAAGATCGTCGCCAGGGCGGTCATGAGGATGGGCCGCAGACGGTGCCGGCCGCCCTCGACCACGGCCTCGACGACGCCGTAGCCCTGCTTGCGGTACTGGTTGATCAGGTCGATCAGCACGATCGCGTTCGTCACCACGATGCCGATCAGCATCAGCATGCCGATCATCGCGGGGACGCCCATCGGCGTGCCGGTGGCGACCAGGAGGCCGATCGCGCCGGTGGCCGCGAACGGGATGGAGACGAGCAGGATCAGCGGCTGGACCAGGGACCGGAAGGTGCCGACCAGCAGCATGAAGACGATCGCGATGGCCGCGAGCATCGCCAGGCCCAGGTTGGCGAACGCCTCTTCCTGGTCCTCGGAGACACCGCCGATCGACGCCGTGGCGCCGTCCGGGAGCTTCAGCGCGTTGATCTCGGACTGGAGCTTGGTGCTCACCGCGCCCGTGTTGTCGCCGGTCGGCTTCGCGGTGATGGTGGCCGCGCGCTGACCGTCGATACGCGTCATCGACACCGGTCCGTCGACCAGCTTCACCGTCGCGATGTCGCCGAGCTTCACCGCGCCCAGGCGCAGGTCCCGGAGCTGCTTCAGGGTCTGCGCGGGCTTCGCCGAGCGGATGACGACATCGCGCTCGGTGTCGTCCAGGACCGCCTTGGCGGCCGTGGTGCCGCGGACGGCCTGGGCGACGACGGCGCCGAGGGTCTGGTCGTCGAAACCGGCTGCGGCCGCCTTGTCGTTGGCCTTCACGGAGATGCGCGGCACACTGGTCGCCAGGTCGCTGGTGACGTCCGTGACGTCGTCGAGGGAGGCGACCGTCTTGCGGACCTCCTCGGCCGCCGTGCGCAGGACGTCGGCGTCGGCGGCCTTCACGACCACGCTGAGGTCCTGGGCGCCGAAGCCGTCACCGGCGGAGATGGTGGTCGTGCCGATGCCCTTCAGCCCGGCCAGGCCCTTCTCGATGCGGTCCTGGACGTCCGCGTACGACGCCGAGTCGTCCAGCATCACCTGGTACGAGGCCTGGTTGGTGTCCGTACCGCCGCCGAAGGCCGCCATGAAGCCGGACGAGCCGACGGTGACCTGGTAGTCCTTGACGCCCTTGGTGTCGGCCAGGAGCCGCTCGACCTTCTTGGCCTGGGCGTCGGTCGCCGCGAGGCTCGTGCCGGGCTTCAGCTCCTGCTTGACCGTGAGGACCTCCACCTCGCCCTGGTCGAAGAAGTTCGTCTTCAGCAGCGGTGCCATGCCGAACGTGCCGACCAGGACGACGATCGCGATGGCCACGCTGGTGAGCCGGCGGCGGGTCG encodes the following:
- a CDS encoding iron-sulfur cluster assembly accessory protein, translated to MSVSDETSTVTDGIILTDAAASKVKALLDQEGRDDLALRVAVQPGGCSGLRYQLFFDERSLDGDVEKDFGGVKVVTDRMSAPYLGGATIDFVDTIEKQGFTIDNPNATGSCACGDSFS
- the nadA gene encoding quinolinate synthase NadA, whose amino-acid sequence is MTTAQTQELDVQPTPLALLLLGREADPKSERGVECPGDLPSPSDPDLVERARKAKEKLGDKVFVLGHHYQRDEVIQFADVTGDSFKLARDAAARPEAEYIVFCGVHFMAESADILTSDDQKVVLPDLAAGCSMADMATAEQVAECWDVLTEAGIAEQVVPVSYMNSSADIKAFTGKHGGTICTSSNAKRALDWAFEQGEKVLFLPDQHLGRNTAVRDMGMSLDDCVVYNPHKPNGGLTADELRAATMILWRGHCSVHGRFSLDSVNDVRERIPGVNVLVHPECKHEVVAAADHVGSTEYIIKALEAAPAGSKWAIGTELNLVRRLANRFAPEGKEIVFLDKTVCFCSTMNRIDLPHLVWALESLAEGNLVNRIEVDEETEAFAKLALERMLALP